The Methylomarinum vadi genome has a window encoding:
- a CDS encoding SRPBCC family protein has translation MKPLLLCIYLALLPMLAQAHGPTPQKAKESIVIDAPPAKVWEVVKDFDRIADWHPGVSASSGDGGNEAGVARKITLENGGVLEESLDYYSDADHEYSYRLKAENLEALPVSFYTASLQLSAEGDKTLVNWKGRFYRGDTSNFPPENLNDAAAVKAMTDFIRQGLAGLKSKFE, from the coding sequence ATGAAACCCTTGTTGCTTTGCATTTACCTTGCCCTGTTACCGATGTTGGCACAAGCGCATGGACCGACCCCGCAGAAGGCCAAGGAAAGCATCGTGATCGACGCGCCGCCGGCAAAAGTCTGGGAAGTGGTCAAGGATTTCGACCGCATCGCCGACTGGCATCCCGGCGTATCCGCCAGTTCCGGAGACGGCGGCAACGAGGCTGGCGTGGCGCGCAAGATCACCCTGGAAAACGGCGGCGTGCTGGAGGAAAGCCTGGATTATTACAGCGACGCCGACCATGAATACAGCTATCGCCTCAAGGCCGAGAATCTCGAGGCGCTACCGGTCAGCTTTTATACCGCGTCGCTGCAATTGAGCGCGGAGGGCGACAAAACCTTGGTCAATTGGAAGGGCCGTTTCTACCGCGGCGACACCAGTAACTTTCCGCCGGAAAATCTCAACGACGCCGCCGCGGTCAAGGCCATGACGGATTTTATCCGGCAGGGTTTGGCCGGACTGAAAAGCAAATTCGAATGA
- a CDS encoding YncE family protein — protein sequence MKVFFLTMMLTFSGVAQAGSYVFINRQQGSSVNVYDGQDMRLLRSVPTLEGPAGIVIDTENDWFAVSYPERGMISFIDSRRLIPLEHVAVGGSPFGLAVITGKLFYSDWNGDVVGVVDPASGRLLTKIPVGQAPAGLVAVAGKGLLLAANRESDSVSVIDVHALKRLKDIPVGKAPFALDHDGRYAYVANSGDNDLSVIDLGRLAETRRIATGRMPFGVAVDASEHRLYVNNQLENTVSVIDIVEGRISGTIKTGAYPENIALDRADRRLYVLNWLDATLGVYDIRIHKLLRTVPLEEGSRAFGRFVSSDQ from the coding sequence ATGAAGGTGTTTTTCCTGACCATGATGCTGACCTTCTCCGGGGTGGCCCAGGCTGGCTCCTATGTTTTCATCAACCGGCAGCAAGGTAGTTCGGTCAATGTGTATGACGGCCAGGACATGCGTCTGCTGCGCAGCGTACCCACCTTGGAAGGTCCGGCGGGCATCGTCATCGACACGGAAAACGATTGGTTCGCGGTCAGTTACCCCGAACGAGGCATGATCAGCTTCATCGATAGCCGCCGGTTGATTCCGCTGGAGCATGTTGCCGTCGGCGGCAGTCCTTTCGGCCTGGCCGTTATCACTGGAAAATTGTTTTACAGCGATTGGAACGGGGATGTCGTTGGCGTCGTCGACCCGGCCAGCGGCCGTCTGTTGACAAAGATTCCGGTCGGCCAAGCCCCGGCGGGACTGGTTGCGGTCGCCGGCAAGGGGCTGCTTCTGGCGGCCAACCGCGAAAGCGATAGTGTTTCGGTCATCGATGTGCACGCATTGAAACGGTTAAAGGATATTCCTGTCGGCAAGGCGCCGTTCGCCCTCGATCATGACGGCCGCTATGCCTATGTAGCCAATTCCGGCGACAATGATCTGAGTGTGATCGACCTAGGTCGGTTGGCCGAAACCCGACGCATCGCCACCGGCCGCATGCCTTTTGGCGTTGCCGTCGATGCATCGGAACATAGGCTCTATGTCAATAATCAACTGGAAAATACCGTCAGCGTCATCGACATCGTCGAAGGGCGCATTAGCGGGACTATTAAAACCGGCGCCTATCCGGAAAACATCGCCCTGGATCGAGCTGATCGGCGCCTGTATGTGTTGAATTGGCTGGACGCCACGCTCGGCGTGTACGATATCCGCATTCACAAACTGTTGCGGACGGTGCCGCTGGAGGAGGGCAGCCGCGCCTTCGGCCGGTTCGTGTCGAGCGACCAATAG